The Triticum dicoccoides isolate Atlit2015 ecotype Zavitan chromosome 6A, WEW_v2.0, whole genome shotgun sequence genome has a window encoding:
- the LOC119319443 gene encoding helicase sen1-like: MGSFTLPLIEETRADLYSALECIKHAPATEVKRIDELCSKQSIFSILVKKADPMNTNPGEVYALKDADILVFLDRKPRHISDLGRSKVPYVIASVLKAEDANGNAIVRLSGGKRDLVPPLVAVFLINMTTYNRIWNALDMHVAGLRNTSIIEKIVRYAPKEDSSELPLHLPDRSLGLEKFRLNRSQQMAVLDCVSAMEQQGTYPVRLIWGPPSTGKTKTISTLLWSMMVKNHRTLTCAPTNTAVVEVASRILSLIGESSAGGGNGCFLSDVVLFGNEDRMNVDQDLTKIFLEKRVRRLQKCLTPGSGWTSCLSSMVRILEEPLVQYASYVEHTERLIKELAKKEKEELAKKAKNKGVEVKEDVAKKEADKKSIKIQSFKEYFTSSYKRIEDELRTCIETFRDDLPRSATSRQNFRCMTEVLHLLTEFGKQVQSEPEKQLQTLFRDTSDGKNSCLFQSLVSYAEDSVRSELKQARAQCVEKLNHLSNNFDLPGIFDKRSIEEFLLQKSKSVLCTASSSARLHYLQKAEPFDILVVDEAAQLKECESMIPLQIPGIRLAVLIGDEYQLPALVKSQVCDEADFGRSLFERLSSLGHPKHLLNVQYRMHPGISKFPVSSFYGGQIDDGENVLRRDYERKHLTGPMYGSYSFINIEGGKESSGKHDKSLINTIEVAAVTRIVQRLFRESVETRRKLSVGVVSPYKGQVRAIQEKLGKTYEMHGGFSVKVRSVDGFQGAEEDIIIFSTVRSNSTGTVGFLNNVNRTNVALTRAKHCLWIVGNATTLVSSKTVWQKIVTDAKERGCFFDANDDQDLSGAIVKAVIELDEVESALSMEMGNLRIGGSRSGKSKTKYV, from the exons ATGGGATCATTTACCCTACCACTGATTGAAGAAACTCGTGCCGATCTCTACTCTGCGCTGGAGTGTATCAAACACGCACCAGCCACTGAAGTGAAACGGATCGACGAGCTTTGTTCAAAGCAGTCCATCTTCAGCATCTTGGTCAAGAAGGCTGACCCTATGAACACAAACCCGGGGGAAGTATATGCCCTCAAGGATGCAGACATACTTGTGTTCTTGGATAGGAAGCCGAGGCACATCTCGGACCTGGGGCGCAGCAAGGTGCCCTATGTGATTGCCTCGGTGCTGAAAGCAGAGGACGCCAACGGCAATGCGATCGTGAGGCTGTCAGGCGGGAAACGGGACCTTGTGCCGCCCCTCGTCGCGGTGTTCCTGATCAACATGACAACGTACAATCGTATATGGAATGCACTGGACATGCATGTTGCTGGTCTCAGGAACACTAGCATCATTGAGAAGATTGTACGTTATGCTCCAAAG GAGGACAGTTCAGAACTACCTCTACATTTGCCAGACAGATCACTTGGCCTTGAAAAATTTAGGCTAAACAGGTCACAGCAGATGGCAGTACTTGACTGTGTTTCAGCAATGGAGCAGCAGGGTACATATCCGGTGCGTCTGATATGGGGGCCTCCCAGCACAGGGAAGACGAAGACGATCAGCACGCTCCTGTGGTCCATGATGGTCAAGAACCACAGAACGCTGACCTGTGCTCCGACCAACACTGCGGTGGTGGAGGTCGCGTCTCGGATCCTCAGCCTCATCGGAGAATCCTCCGCTGGCGGTGGAAATGGCTGCTTTCTGAGTGATGTTGTCCTGTTCGGAAATGAGGATAGGATGAACGTCGATCAGgacctcacgaagattttcttggaGAAGCGCGTTCGCCGTCTCCAGAAGTGCTTGACGCCAGGTTCGGGGTGGACCAGCTGCCTGAGCTCTATGGTACGAATTCTCGAGGAACCTTTGGTTCAGTATGCTTCCTACGTTGAGCACACTGAAAGGCTGATCAAGGAACTTGCCAAGAAAGAAAAAGAGGAACTTGCGAAGAAGGCGAAGAACAAAGGGGTGGAGGTGAAGGAGGATGTTGCTAAGAAGGAAGCAGATAAGAAAAGCATAAAGATACAGTCGTTCAAAGAATATTTCACGAGTAGCTACAAACGAATCGAGGATGAGCTCCGCACCTGCATCGAGACTTTCCGCGACGATCTCCCAAGATCAGCCACATCTAGGCAGAATTTCCGTTGCATGACGGAGGTTCTGCACCTGCTTACAGAGTTTGGGAAACAAGTGCAGTCCGAGCCAGAGAAGCAGCTGCAGACGCTGTTCAGAGACACGTCGGACGGGAAGAACAGCTGCCTGTTTCAGAGTCTGGTGTCATACGCGGAAGACAGCGTGCGCTCAGAACTTAAGCAAGCGAGAGCCCAGTGCGTCGAGAAGCTGAATCACCTGTCCAACAACTTCGACCTCCCGGGCATTTTCGACAAGCGGTCCATCGAGGAGTTCTTGCTGCAGAAGAGCAAGAGCGTGCTCTGCACCGCGTCCAGCTCCGCCCGCCTGCACTACCTGCAGAAGGCCGAGCCGTTCGACATCCTCGTCGTCGACGAGGCCGCGCAGCTCAAGGAGTGCGAGTCGATGATACCTCTGCAGATTCCTGGGATCCGGCTCGCCGTTCTCATCGGCGATGAGTACCAGCTTCCGGCGCTCGTGAAGAGCCAG gtgtgtgatgaAGCCGACTTCGGGAGGAGCCTGTTCGAGAGGCTGAGTTCGCTGGGGCACCCCAAGCACCTTCTTAACGTGCAGTACAGGATGCACCCGGGGATAAGCAAGTTCCCGGTCTCGAGCTTCTACGGCGGCCAGATCGACGACGGCGAGAACGTCCTGCGCAGGGACTACGAGCGCAAGCACCTGACCGGCCCGATGTACGGGTCCTACTCCTTCATCAACATCGAAGGCGGAAAGGAGAGCTCCGGCAAGCACGACAAGAGCCTCATCAACACCATCGAGGTCGCCGCCGTGACCCGGATCGTGCAGAGGCTCTTCAGAG AGTCGGTGGAGACGAGGAGGAAGCTTAGCGTGGGCGTGGTGTCGCCGTACAAGGGCCAGGTCCGCGCCATCCAGGAGAAGCTGGGCAAGACGTACGAGATGCACGGCGGGTTCTCGGTGAAGGTCCGGTCGGTGGACGGGTTCCAGGGCGCCGAGGAGGACATCATCATCTTCTCCACCGTGCGGAGCAACAGCACCGGCACCGTCGGCTTCCTCAACAACGTGAACCGCACCAACGTCGCGCTCACACGGGCCAA GCACTGTCTGTGGATCGTAGGGAACGCGACCACATTGGTGAGCAGCAAGACGGTGTGGCAGAAGATAGTGACTGACGCCAAGGAGAGGGGCTGCTTCTTCGACGCCAACGACGACCAGGACCTCTCGGGCGCGATCGTCAAGGCCGTCATCGAGCTCGACGAAGTGGAGAGCGCGCTGAGCATGGAGATGGGCAACCTCCGCATCGGCGGGTCACGGTCCGGG AAATCCAAGACAAAGTACGTGTGA
- the LOC119317449 gene encoding uncharacterized protein LOC119317449, producing MAFHAGAASIRSPFALVSSSRRRYDLPTAVKATTNSNSVPRHPIISSLRLAASAAVLLAATSPAIACTPPPPPPPAPTVTVSPEDAIQDDSHLFEKLIIETAALSHVSGAEAARARLSAAGGGEDYARLLAAQTLFVDGKADEAIAAFEELAREDPGDYRPLFCQYVLYSVLGRAAESESMLERCQAIAGDKFSANLTMPISATKEVEAAAEAEAEPVTEKTETEAEGEKL from the coding sequence atggCCTTCCACGCCGGCGCAGCCTCCATCCGCAGCCCCTTCGCCCTCGTCTCCTCCTCCCGGCGCCGGTACGATCTACCCACGGCCGTGAAGGCCACCACCAATTCGAATTCGGTTCCCCGCCACCCCATCATCTCCTccctccgcctcgccgcctccgccgcggtcCTCCTCGCGGCCACCTCCCCGGCCATCGCGTGCACGCCGCCCCCGCCTCCGCCCCCCGCGCCCACCGTCACGGTCTCGCCCGAGGACGCCATCCAGGACGACTCCCACCTCTTCGAGAAGCTCATCATCGAGACCGCCGCCCTCTCCCATGTCAGCGGCGCGGAGGCCGCGCGGGcccgcctctccgccgccggagGCGGCGAGGACTATGCTCGGCTCCTCGCAGCGCAGACGCTCTTCGTGGACGGCAAGGCCGACGAGGCGATCGCCGCCTTCGAGGAGCTCGCGCGGGAGGACCCCGGCGACTACCGCCCCCTGTTCTGCCAGTACGTTCTGTACTCTGTTCTGGGCAGGGCGGCGGAGTCGGAGTCGATGCTCGAGCGCTGCCAGGCGATCGCCGGCGACAAATTCAGCGCCAATTTGACAATGCCGATCTCGGCGACCAAGGAGGTGGAAGCAGCAGCAGAGGCAGAGGCTGAGCCCGTGACAGAGAAGACGGAAACAGAGGCGGAGGGGGAGAAACTGTGA
- the LOC119315930 gene encoding uncharacterized protein LOC119315930 — translation MDHDMSRKPRDQQHKSCRSRALVLLIAVATNTAIFLLFSDTSSAIGIRSGEHGFFWKSTKLSFRDINITEYALAASRDELLHLHDRLATASSLVVTLLGINDTSSDMAAARDEQKHAGADGLWQPELTGELRLAVGPHKLPLGFTKNLGSDQLFPAVGQACRRFPDELERYMNYKPGGECPSDEQFSQRLMLKGCEPLPRRRCRTRSPAGYAEPTPLPASLWSMPPDTSIMWDAYTCKNYSCLANRSKTKGFYDCKDCFDLLNGREKGRWTRDDGALSYSIDAVLATKPNGTVRIGLDIGGGSGTFAARMQERGVTVVTTSMNFDGPFNSFIASRGLVPMHLSIANRLPFFDGTLDIVHSMHVLSHWIPDVMLEFALFDIYRVLRPGGLFWLDHFFCLGTQMNTTYVPMFNQIGFNKVRWNARRKLDRGIKMNEWYLSALLEKPTT, via the coding sequence ATGGACCATGACATGTCCAGGAAGCCTCGAGATCAGCAGCACAAGAGCTGCAGGTCCAGGGCCCTGGTTCTACTTATCGCCGTCGCCACCAACACCgccatcttcctcctcttctccgacACCAGCTCCGCAATCGGCATTCGCTCCGGTGAGCACGGCTTCTTCTGGAAGTCGACTAAGCTGTCATTCCGCGACATCAACATCACGGAGTATGCGCTGGCCGCTAGCCGCGACGAGCTCCTGCACCTGCACGATCGCCTCGCCACGGCAAGCTCCCTTGTCGTGACGCTCCTGGGCATAAACGACACTTCCAGCGACATGGCAGCCGCCAGGGACGAGCAGAAGCATGCGGGAGCCGACGGACTGTGgcagccggagctcaccggagagctCCGGCTGGCCGTCGGCCCCCACAAACTGCCATTAGGCTTCACGAAGAACCTGGGGTCCGATCAGCTGTTCCCGGCGGTGGGGCAAGCGTGCCGCCGTTTCCCGGACGAGCTGGAGCGATATATGAACTACAAGCCCGGCGGCGAGTGTCCGTCTGACGAGCAGTTCTCACAGCGGCTCATGCTCAAGGGCTGTGAGCCACTGCCACGGCGGCGGTGCCGGACACGCAGCCCGGCAGGGTACGCCGAGCCCACACCACTGCCGGCGAGCCTGTGGTCCATGCCGCCGGACACCAGCATCATGTGGGACGCGTACACGTGCAAGAACTACTCCTGCCTTGCTAATCGCAGCAAGACCAAGGGATTCTACGACTGCAAAGACTGCTTCGACCTGCTCAACGGCCGGGAGAAGGGCCGGTGGACGCGCGACGACGGTGCACTCTCATACTCCATCGATGCTGTGCTTGCAACGAAGCCAAACGGCACAGTGCGCATCGGGCTTGACATTGGCGGCGGGTCAGGCACATTCGCTGCACGGATGCAGGAGCGTGGGGTGACCGTGGTGACCACGTCCATGAACTTCGATGGCCCATTCAATAGCTTCATAGCTTCACGGGGTCTTGTCCCCATGCACCTCAGCATCGCGAACCGGCTACCGTTCTTCGACGGCACACTCGACATCGTGCACTCGATGCATGTGCTCAGCCACTGGATCCCTGATGTGATGCTCGAGTTCGCGTTGTTCGACATCTACAGAGTGCTGAGGCCTGGAGGATTGTTCTGGCTCGACCACTTCTTCTGCCTCGGCACACAGATGAACACGACGTATGTGCCCATGTTCAATCAAATCGGTTTCAACAAGGTGCGGTGGAATGCGAGACGGAAGCTGGACCGAGGGATCAAGATGAACGAATGGTACCTTTCAGCGCTGCTCGAAAAGCCCACCACCTAA